AGTTTTGAGGCAAGTCTTCCTGGATTTCCTCCGCTGTCTCCTCGTTGCTTTCCAGTGGCTGTTTCAACAATGCCTCATAACTGATATCATTGTATTGATCAAAAACAGGGATCAGTTCTTCCACTCCCTGGCGGATCAGGTCCAGGCTGTTTTCCGAAATGAGGTAAGCAAGTTTGGTAAGATATGCCTTTCGGAGCAGGTCGCTTTTGTAGGCGCTCTCCATGATCCTGACCACTTCCACCCGGTGCGTCTGATATTCAGCAGTCAGCGGTTTCAGTTCCTGATCCGCGCGTTGCAGCAAATGGCTGAACGCACGATGAAGGTCTGCGATGGTAGCTTCTGTTTTTTCAATTGTATCAATAAGGGTATTAAATTCCTGCTGCTTTTTATTGAGAGCCGATTTCGGCTGTCCGATCCGCAGCAATGGTTGCCTGTTACTATCCAAATTTTTTAATTGTTAAGTGAACTACAAACCGAGTTCCTGATAAGAAATAAGAATTACCGCAATGACGGCAATCACCAGTCCCAGCCGGTTAAGGTTATTGAGCTTTTCCTGATATACCACCCACGCAGTAAAAGATGCCACCAGCATGGTCAGTATGTTATAAATCGGGAAAACATAAGCTGCACTGTTACCGAAAGACGAAAGCGCCTTCAGCAGAAAATAAAGAGAAAGGAAATTGGGTACTCCCAGTAACAATCCGCCAGCCACACTTTTCCAGGCAACAGTTTCTTTGTTGTAAACCACGCGCAGCAGCAACAAAATAGTACCCACCAGAATCGCCCCGGAGCAGGCTATGATCATAAAAACAGTTGTGTGCCCCGGTGCATAATAAGTGGACGACAGGTAATTGATAAGTGTATTATTGGTGCCGCTTGCAAAAAAAGTCAGAACGGGTAAGAGTACCACCATCACCGGGGTTTTCCCCGGAACCGCTATGGAGGATGCTTCTTTTTTTTGGATGGCACCTAATGCCAGCGCAAGAACGGCCAGTACCAGCCCCAGATAATTGGTACCTGTAAAAACCTTATTATTATTCTGAAACACAAACAGGCCGAAAATCACAGGAATGACCAGGGACATGTTGGCCGAGAGGGAAGAGGCCGTTACGCTTACCTTCTGCGCCGTGCGCCCGATGAGTATAAATGCAATCACAAACAGGATTCCGAGCGCCAATGTGAGCAATGTACCTGTTGAGGACCAGCTTACTTCTGTAAAAACGCGGAGGTCAGGCGTTAGCACCAGCCCCGTCAGGACACAGGAGTAATAGTTGAAAACTACCGCATGAAAAGAATTTACCCCATAACGCGGATAGGCCCTCATGATGAGGTAAAGCGCTACGGTAAACAAAACGGCAAGGAAGAAATAGAGCATGTTACCTGGTCGACTCGGTGATGACCTTATCAATCACTTCGGGGTAGTGCGCATGTTCAAGCACCTGTACCTTGCTTGCCACGTCGTCGGGGCTGTCGGTTGGTGTTATCTCGCAGCTTGCCTGGAAAATGATGTTACCTTCATCGTAAAACTCGTTCACAAAATGGATCGTTATGCCCGATTCCCGCTCTCCGGCGGCTACTACGGCCTCATGCACAAAATGCCCATACATGCCTTTCCCTCCATATTTAGGTAAAAGAGCTGGGTGGATATTGACCATTTTGCCGGGGTATGCCTCCACCAGAAACGGCGGAATTAGCATCATAAAACCTGCCAGAACGATGAAGTCAATCTTTTGATTTTTTAATAAATCAAGTATTTTTTCGGATTCATAAAAACTCTTGCGATCAAAAACAACCGAAGGGATATGGAATTTCCGGGCTCTGGCAATAACGCCTGCCTGCGGATTATTGGTCAGGATGAGGGATACTTCCACATCCGTTCTTCCTTCAAAATAAGAACAGATCTTTTCGGCGTTGGAACCTGAACCTGAGGCAAAAATGGCAATTCTTTTCATGAATGATTTATATGAAATCCAAAACAGCAATATCCGAACCTTGATCGGGGGAAGGTTATTCTTTAGATTACAAAGCTATGAAGAAAACGGCTTTCACCAGCAGGTATCTTGTATTTGGGGCAACCGGGAATTGATAAGTACTGTACCGCGTGCAAATGACTCACGCAACCAGCATGGTCATCAGGCCCAGCAGCATGATGATCTTGCTGATACTGCTGATTTTTCGGAAATCCTTTTTAGTATCGGCTTTGGTAAGGCGGAAGGTGAGCCAACCCAAAGGCAGGAGGAGCATAAAGAACAGGATTAAAAGCAAACGGTTTTCCAAAGCGCTGGCCATGCTGAATAAAACCACCACAAAAAAACCGACTACAATGTAAAGGAACGTTTTGGTCCTTCTGATTCCCCAGATAATCGGGAGGGTCCGGCAGCCATGCGCTGCGTCTCCCCGGATATCTTCCATATCCTTGACCACTTCCCGGATGAGTGAGATAAAAAAAGAGAATATGGCGTAAATAAGTACCAGATGACGATTGGCTGGATAATGGACAGTCAGGATCAGTAACGACAAGCCGGTCAGCAGCGAAACAATAAAATTCCCGATAAAAGGCAGGCGTTTAAATCTTTCAGAGTAAAACCACAGCAGGGTGATGGAAAATACATTGACCAGGAAAATCCATGGACTGACGACCATCCCCAGTGCTGCTCCTAATACATTGAAGACCTGGTGCGCTCCCATAGCCCATCGCCTTTTGAGGTAACGACCCACCACCACGCGTTCGGGCTTGTTGACAATATCTATTTTGATATCGAAATAATCGTTGATGATGTATCCTGCTGCTGCTATAAAAACCGTTGACAGCGAGAGAAAAAACATGTCATAATCGGTGATGATCTGCTTCCAGTTTTCTTTCGGCCCGATCAGGAGGATACGCGTCAAATACTGCGTCAGCGCAACAATCACCAGGTTTGTCATCCTGACAAGGCGTACGCTTCCGGCAATATAATCCCTGATTCTTGCTTTGGATCGGGCAGACACATTCATTCGGTTTGTGGGAGGTAATTTGGCTGGTTCCAACATTAAAGTTATTCAACTTTAATCTATAAATCGAATTTTAGGAGTTTTCTGTTCCTTTTGGGATTAAAAAATAATGTTTTGTGTTATCTGGCTACACAGTAATACAGGGAGGTTCCATCCCTGATCAGATTTGTATTTATCTTAGATCATAATTTATGAAAATAGGAATTGTATGTTACCCTACTTTCGGAGGAAGTGGTGTGGTAGCTACCGAACTTGGCAAAGCACTGGCGAAAGCAGGCCACCAGGTTCACTTCATTACATATTCACAGCCGCAAAGACTTGATTTTTTTAACGAAAATTTATATTATCACGAGGTAAATATCCCTGCTTATCCTTTGTTTCAGTACCCACCATACGAGTCGGCTCTGTCCAGTGCTATGGTGCATGTGGTGGCAAGTGCAGGGTTGGACCTCTTGCACGTGCATTATGCTATTCCGCATGCGTCTTCGGCCTACCTTGCCAAGCAGATACTCGCTCAGCAGGGTATTCATATCCCGGTCATTACAACGCTGCACGGTACGGATATCACCCTGGTCGGGAAAGATGAATCCTATGAACCGGTTGTTACGTTCAGTATCAACCAGTCGGATGGGGTTACTACCGTTTCTGACTCACTTCGAAAAGATACCTACGCGCATTTTAATATTACCAGGGATATTGAGGTGATTCCCAATTTTATAGACCTGGAAAGATTCAACCGGCAGAAAAAGGATCATTTTAAACTGGCCATTTGTCCGAACAATGAAAAGCTGATTGTACATACTTCAAATTTCAGAAAAGTAAAGCGGATTGATGATGTGGTACTGGTTTTTGATAAGCTCCGCAAAATAACGCCAAGCAAGCTGCTGCTTGTAGGAGATGGTCCGGAGAGGGCACGGATCGAGCGTTTGTGCAAGGATCTGGATATGTTGTCGGATGTTCGCTTTTTGGGCAAACTTGATGCCATAGAAGAGGTGCTTTCTGTTGCTGACCTTTTTCTGATGCCATCCGAGTCGGAAAGTTTTGGTCTGGCGGCGTTGGAGGCTCTCGCCTGCGAAGTACCGATCATCACTTCAAATGCCGGTGGACTTCCCGAGTTGAATGTGCAGGGCTATTCGGGTTTTATGAGTAACGTTGGTGATGTAGATGACATGGTACGCCACGCTGCTTACATACTAGATGATTCCAATTTGCAGACATTTAAGGAAAATGCGCTGGCAAGGGCCAAGGAATTTGATGTGGCAAAAATATTGCCCCAGTATGAAGCCTACTACGAAAAAGTAGTTGAAAACTCCAAAGCGATGGCTTTGTAAAACGGAAATGTGCTAAGCTTGTGCAAAATGAAATAAACGAAAGTGGTGTGGTACGAAATCCTTTTTCCTTTATATCACCGGTTGTCACTCTTTTTGTCCATCAGGCCAGTCGGACAGATCGTTCCTCAGGTTTTCTTTCAATTCTACGCGATATATATTAAGTTTACGTTATTGAAAGAGGTTATAAACATGTGAAAAATGAAGCTGGTATTTAATATTCTCATCATATTTTTTCTTTTGATTGCCTTTGTGCCCATCTTCAGGCGATTTATCTTCCATTTACTGGTAGGGCGCCAGCTGGTCAAAGAGCAAAAGCGGCAGTTCAGGGCGGAGCAGGAAAGAGCACGTAAGCCAGGTGTCAGGGTTGATAGTGTTCCTCCGGACGCCAATCAATCCCGGTTTAAAGGGGGAGAATATGTTGATTACGAAGATATAAAGTAATCCTCGTACATATCAGAAATGAAGGAAGCCCGGTTCGCCGGGCTTCCTGTTTTTTAATGAAGTAAATCATTCCGTTAATAGACCATCACCGATCCGCTTCCTTCCCTTTCTGCATAATATAACCGGAGCCTGACGATGTATTCACGTCCTTTGATGAGCCTGATATTAATTTTTGAATTGAAATCGGTACCGCTGTCGTCGTCGCCTGAGAGATATACCTCGCCTCCGGCGGTTCTTTCAAAGAGTACCATGACGGTATCCATCGCACCGAAGGTTTCTATCTTGTATTTTCTGGAAGTCAGCGGCTTGAAGACAAAATTCTTTTGCTGGCCCGCTTTAATATCCAGTACCTGGGATTGCGAAACCTTCATTTCGATATAATCAGCGGCCACCAGCGGCGGATAAAATTTTCTGACAAATTCTTTATCCTTTGCCGACAGACCACCGGCCGGGTTGATACCATTACGGAATTCCGCCGGTTCTTTGATCATCCCCGGACCAAAGGGGTAATGCATTACCGAATTGGGGTCGTGAGTAGAGCCTTCTACCTCAGTCGGCGATAGCTTACGGATAATATTATGAAAAGTCGTTTCACGCGACCAGCTGTTTGGTGGTTGTGCCAAAGAAGCATATACAGCCTCTTCATCCCACACAATACCCGCAAACGGGTTCTGGTGCTCATGTGGGGCTCCCAGCGTGTGGCCTATTTCGTGTATGGCAGTATCCATTTCATGAGTAATATCCCAACCGAAATTCATGGTCCTTTCGTCAGGTGAGGGTACCAGGTCAATCACATCACGGCCCACATACGACCAGGACCCGTCACCTGGCAAAAAACCTATTCTTATCTCTGCTTCGTTCCGGTCCGTTGTTTCGCCAAATTCCAATCCAATTCCAAGGTTCTTCCAAGCAGCAAAAGCATCTTTTACGACATTTTTCTGGGTTGTAGTTCCTTTCCAGTTTGCAGGGGAGCCGTCGGTACTGCCGTTATAAAAGTAGTATTTAAGTTTGGTGCCATTGGCCCATTTTTTCCGGGTCATCACGATCATGTGCGACCGCATTCCGCTTACATCCGGCGGAAGCTGAACGGGCGGCACGTTGACCATCGTGCAGTAATGCGGGGATGTTTCGTTTTCAACGATACTTGCAGGGGTGTCTTTTTTTGCCATGGTTTCTTGATTTTAGATGTTGAAACGGGATGTAAATAACAACGGGTAATACTGTTTTGGTATCTCTAAGATATTTGATTATCAGGTAGATATTGTTACCGTACAGTAATTTGCCATGGGATGTCGCTGCATACCATCGGGCTTGCCTGTAAAAGTATACGAGGGAGGTACTGCCAAAACAGGATTCTTAGCGGAGCGAAGTTACCGACTTGTATTTTGCCCGACCACCGCCGTCCCGGTGCAGATAAAAGGCAAGGGTTTTTATCCCGGGAAGTTTTGATTAAGCTTGTATTCTTCAATTTTGCGGTAGAGGGTAGCAATTCCCATTTCCAGCAGACGTGCAGCTTCCGCTTTGTTGCCTCTGGTGTAATTGAGTACCTTTTGAATATGGAGCTTTTCTACGCTGTTCATGGCAAATGCGGAGAGAGGGGATCCGGCACTGGCTTTTTTCTGAGTCAGTTCATAAGGCAAGGTGCCGGTATCAAGCTCCTCCGAATCGGTGAGGATAACGCTCCTTTCAATTACATTTTTCAGTTCGCGGATATTTCCCTGCCAGTAATTGTTTTCAAGGGTAGTAACATACTCGGGAGATAAGCCTTTGATTTTCTTGCCAATTTTCAATCCGATACTCAGTGCAAAACTTTCGGCCAGAGGTTTAATATCTTCTTTTCTTTCGCGTAGGGCTGGAATATTAATCTGAAATGCAGACAGCCGGTAAAAAAGGTCGCTCCGGAAAGTGCCATTTTTTATTTCTTCTTCAAGATTTCTGTTCGTAGCCGCAATCACACGGACATCCACTTTGGTAATCTTGCTGTCGCCCACTTTTATAAATTCCCCTGATTCCAGTACGCGTAAAAGTTTCGCCTGAAGATCCATTGCCATTTCCCCGATTTCGTCCAGGAATATGGTACCGTTGTGTGCCTCTTCAAATAGCCCTTTTTTGTCTTTCAAAGCTCCGGTATAGGCACCGGCCTTGTGCCCGAACATTTCACTTTCCAGTAAGTCCTTGGAAAAGGCGGAGCAATTAACGGCCACGAAAGATTTGGAGTTTCTTCTGCCTGCCAGGTGAATAGCCTGTGCAAAAACCTCTTTTCCGGTACCTGTTTCGCCCAGAAGCAAAACGCTGGTATCAGTGGGTGCCACCTTTTTCGCCAGTGTTACAGTTTCCTGAAATCTTTTGGAACGGCCGATGATATGGTCGAAAGAATATTTTTTACCCAGCTGTTTTTCCAGACTGTTGAGACGCTTGTTAAGGTCAACTTTTTCAGCTGCTTTATAAATCAGCGGGATGATACGGCTGTTGTCGTCTCCTTTGGTGATGTAGTCAAACGCTCCATTTTTAATTGCCTGCACACCATCGGCTATGTTTCCGTAAGCAGTGAGCAAAATCACTTCTATATGAGGATACCTCGTTTTGATAGTACCAGCGGTTTCGACACCATTGCCGTCCGGCAGTTTTACATCGCAGAGTACTATGTCCACATCGGTTTTTTCCAGTATTTTTAATCCCGACCGGATATCTCCGGCCTCCAGAACTTCGAAGCCTTCAAGTTGTATGATCCTTGCAAGCAGGCCGCGCAGTTTGGCTTCGTCATCAATGATCAGGATTCTTTTTGTCATTTTTGATTATAATATATACCTGAGAGATACAGACATCATTCGGTTGGGCTATAGTTTCTCTGGCTTGTTTCTAATAGCCGATAATGTTTTTCCCTCTTTCCTTCCAAAAAGCAAATGTTTCGGTTGCCCTATAACCTGTGCACCATAAATGCCGCGGTTGCCTGAAAAAAAATAAGCTGTTACGCAGGCCAGTGCAACAAAAGTACCACATTCTGCCCCGAAAAGCTCCATTGCCATCAAAGTACAGGCCAGAGGTGTATTGGCAGCTCCGGCAAAAACTGCTACGAAACCCATTCCTGCCAGCAGCCCGGTTGGTAATGGAATAATGGCGGACAGGGCATTTCCCAATGTTGCCCCGATGAAAAACAGCGGTGTAACTTCTCCGCCTTTGAAAGCGGCCCCTAAGGTCACCGCAGTAAAAAGTATTTTAAGGACAAAGTCGTAAGCGGGCAATGGCTGGCTGAAGGATTCGACTATCACAGGGACACCCAGCCCGATATATCGGGTAGTATCCATCAGCCATACAGCAGAGACCACGATAATTCCTCCTGCCACAGGCCGCAGGGGTGGGAATTTTATACTGGCCTTAAAAAATGAACCGATGCGGTGCGTGAGTTCTGTGAAGAATATAGAGCAGATACCAAAGATACTACCGGCAATGATTGCCCAGAGAATGTGTACCGTATTGTAATCCGGCATAACGGGGATATGGTAGTGGGTATGCCCCACCTGCCATGCGCGGGTGGTGAGGTCCGCGCATATAGAAGCTGCAAAGGCCGGGAAAAGTGCATCATACCGTAACCGGCCGATCAGGAAAACCTCCAGCCCGAAAACGGCCCCGGCCAGCGGCGTCCCGAACACGGATCCAAAACCGGCGGCTATACCGGCCACCAGGATTAATTTCCTATCCCTTGGTCTCAGTTTTAGAATGCTGGTCAGCTGGTCAGCTATGGAACCTCCCATTTGCAGGGCTGTTCCTTCTCTTCCTGCAGAGCCTCCGAACAGGTGCGTGGCAATGGTACCGATGAGAACAAACGGGGCCATTTTCACGGGGATTATCTTGGAGGGACGGTTGATGTTTTCCAGCAAAAGATTATTTCCGGCCTCTACCTCTTTGCCAAAATAATGATACATCATTCCAATAGCAAAACCTGCGGCGGGCAACAAAATGATAACCCATCGATGATTTTCCCGGAAGTTCGTAGCCCAATCAAGAGAAATCAGAAAAAAGGCAGATGCCGAACCAACGACTATACCAACAGCCGCTGAAATGAACAGCCAGCGCAGAATAAAAAAGGCAACAGGAAAAGCTCTGAATAATTTAGAAACAAATGATAACTTCATAAAAACACCTATTTAAGGTAACAGAAAATGAACCTAAATAGGCGCCATCATCCCTGAGCAGGGCGGTTTCAGCAGGAAGACACCATTTCCTGTAATACTGCAAATATAATAATTAATTGTACCCCGGGTCGTATCAGAAAGGTTTTATGACTTAAACTTAATCAGTTGTTCAAGAATTGCTACTGAATGCTCCAGCTCATCAGGGTTGGAAGATGCGAAACCGAGCCGTGTCGCTGCCTGTGAGGTACCCGGTATATCAAACAGGCTTCCGTCGGCAAAATAAAGGCCTTTTCTCAATGCCTGTGAAGCTACCTTTACCAGATCAATGTTTTTATCGAACCTGGTCCACACGGCCATGCCTCCATCCGGTACCTCAAATTCGAGGTAGTCATCTAGTTTATCTTTCAGTAATGAGCAGAACAAATCGCGGCGTTGACGATAAGTTCGCAGCGACTTTCGCAAATGGCGCTGGATGATCCCATTTTGCAGGAGTTCGGCTATGGCATTTTCCAGGATTGTATCGCCCTGCCGGTCAATCATCCGACGAAGTTTGGAAAAACAGGTAATCACATCGGCAGGTCCCACAAGGTACCCAACCCTGAAGGCCGGGGAGATGGTTTTGGTAAAAGAACCGCAGTAAAGTACCATACCGGCCCGGTCTGCACCCGCAAGTGGCAACAACGGCTTGCTTTGGTAGTGAAAGTCGTAATCATAGTCGTCCTCAAAGATAATAAAGCCATACTGCCCGGCCAGCTGCAAGAGTTTAACACGCCTGTCGGCTCGTAAAGC
This portion of the Dyadobacter sp. CECT 9275 genome encodes:
- a CDS encoding DUF4834 family protein, whose translation is MKLVFNILIIFFLLIAFVPIFRRFIFHLLVGRQLVKEQKRQFRAEQERARKPGVRVDSVPPDANQSRFKGGEYVDYEDIK
- the bshA gene encoding N-acetyl-alpha-D-glucosaminyl L-malate synthase BshA, yielding MKIGIVCYPTFGGSGVVATELGKALAKAGHQVHFITYSQPQRLDFFNENLYYHEVNIPAYPLFQYPPYESALSSAMVHVVASAGLDLLHVHYAIPHASSAYLAKQILAQQGIHIPVITTLHGTDITLVGKDESYEPVVTFSINQSDGVTTVSDSLRKDTYAHFNITRDIEVIPNFIDLERFNRQKKDHFKLAICPNNEKLIVHTSNFRKVKRIDDVVLVFDKLRKITPSKLLLVGDGPERARIERLCKDLDMLSDVRFLGKLDAIEEVLSVADLFLMPSESESFGLAALEALACEVPIITSNAGGLPELNVQGYSGFMSNVGDVDDMVRHAAYILDDSNLQTFKENALARAKEFDVAKILPQYEAYYEKVVENSKAMAL
- a CDS encoding M12 family metallopeptidase, coding for MAKKDTPASIVENETSPHYCTMVNVPPVQLPPDVSGMRSHMIVMTRKKWANGTKLKYYFYNGSTDGSPANWKGTTTQKNVVKDAFAAWKNLGIGLEFGETTDRNEAEIRIGFLPGDGSWSYVGRDVIDLVPSPDERTMNFGWDITHEMDTAIHEIGHTLGAPHEHQNPFAGIVWDEEAVYASLAQPPNSWSRETTFHNIIRKLSPTEVEGSTHDPNSVMHYPFGPGMIKEPAEFRNGINPAGGLSAKDKEFVRKFYPPLVAADYIEMKVSQSQVLDIKAGQQKNFVFKPLTSRKYKIETFGAMDTVMVLFERTAGGEVYLSGDDDSGTDFNSKINIRLIKGREYIVRLRLYYAEREGSGSVMVY
- a CDS encoding voltage-gated chloride channel family protein, producing MKLSFVSKLFRAFPVAFFILRWLFISAAVGIVVGSASAFFLISLDWATNFRENHRWVIILLPAAGFAIGMMYHYFGKEVEAGNNLLLENINRPSKIIPVKMAPFVLIGTIATHLFGGSAGREGTALQMGGSIADQLTSILKLRPRDRKLILVAGIAAGFGSVFGTPLAGAVFGLEVFLIGRLRYDALFPAFAASICADLTTRAWQVGHTHYHIPVMPDYNTVHILWAIIAGSIFGICSIFFTELTHRIGSFFKASIKFPPLRPVAGGIIVVSAVWLMDTTRYIGLGVPVIVESFSQPLPAYDFVLKILFTAVTLGAAFKGGEVTPLFFIGATLGNALSAIIPLPTGLLAGMGFVAVFAGAANTPLACTLMAMELFGAECGTFVALACVTAYFFSGNRGIYGAQVIGQPKHLLFGRKEGKTLSAIRNKPEKL
- a CDS encoding geranylgeranylglycerol-phosphate geranylgeranyltransferase, with the protein product MNVSARSKARIRDYIAGSVRLVRMTNLVIVALTQYLTRILLIGPKENWKQIITDYDMFFLSLSTVFIAAAGYIINDYFDIKIDIVNKPERVVVGRYLKRRWAMGAHQVFNVLGAALGMVVSPWIFLVNVFSITLLWFYSERFKRLPFIGNFIVSLLTGLSLLILTVHYPANRHLVLIYAIFSFFISLIREVVKDMEDIRGDAAHGCRTLPIIWGIRRTKTFLYIVVGFFVVVLFSMASALENRLLLILFFMLLLPLGWLTFRLTKADTKKDFRKISSISKIIMLLGLMTMLVA
- the purN gene encoding phosphoribosylglycinamide formyltransferase, which produces MKRIAIFASGSGSNAEKICSYFEGRTDVEVSLILTNNPQAGVIARARKFHIPSVVFDRKSFYESEKILDLLKNQKIDFIVLAGFMMLIPPFLVEAYPGKMVNIHPALLPKYGGKGMYGHFVHEAVVAAGERESGITIHFVNEFYDEGNIIFQASCEITPTDSPDDVASKVQVLEHAHYPEVIDKVITESTR
- a CDS encoding sigma-54-dependent transcriptional regulator, yielding MTKRILIIDDEAKLRGLLARIIQLEGFEVLEAGDIRSGLKILEKTDVDIVLCDVKLPDGNGVETAGTIKTRYPHIEVILLTAYGNIADGVQAIKNGAFDYITKGDDNSRIIPLIYKAAEKVDLNKRLNSLEKQLGKKYSFDHIIGRSKRFQETVTLAKKVAPTDTSVLLLGETGTGKEVFAQAIHLAGRRNSKSFVAVNCSAFSKDLLESEMFGHKAGAYTGALKDKKGLFEEAHNGTIFLDEIGEMAMDLQAKLLRVLESGEFIKVGDSKITKVDVRVIAATNRNLEEEIKNGTFRSDLFYRLSAFQINIPALRERKEDIKPLAESFALSIGLKIGKKIKGLSPEYVTTLENNYWQGNIRELKNVIERSVILTDSEELDTGTLPYELTQKKASAGSPLSAFAMNSVEKLHIQKVLNYTRGNKAEAARLLEMGIATLYRKIEEYKLNQNFPG